Proteins encoded by one window of Geobacter sp. DSM 9736:
- a CDS encoding DUF3150 domain-containing protein, which translates to MNILDNISILVLSVSLWTGRKKLRQEDLKLADGSELPPQKLASLGSKRVMDPAALAPFATFKRRAERAVLSVGTRFLSGYAVPVEKLDGLMAELDLIKKEYEAAKTEFLSEYDKTVQDWKEQNPGWEEVIARAVEPAEYVGGQLAFKVQTFNINPVEGHETGLETEINGLADQLRHEVRQQAQRTWDDSFRGKLEVGQKTVRPVRAMLDKIEGLVFLEPGLNELVTGIRSTLATLPKAGPIKGADFAALCGAIHLLGNIPEARDIAEHLPVEEAPEEVPAEELETSEESTEIEIIPDLPYVPQFEEAPTEWF; encoded by the coding sequence ATGAACATACTCGACAACATATCCATCCTCGTACTGTCGGTTTCGCTCTGGACGGGGCGCAAGAAGCTCCGTCAGGAGGATCTGAAACTGGCTGACGGCAGCGAACTCCCACCCCAGAAACTCGCTTCACTCGGAAGCAAACGGGTCATGGACCCGGCAGCGCTTGCGCCTTTTGCGACATTCAAGAGGCGGGCGGAACGGGCTGTTCTGTCCGTAGGCACCCGGTTTCTCAGCGGGTACGCGGTACCCGTGGAGAAGCTCGACGGCCTCATGGCGGAACTGGATCTGATCAAGAAGGAATACGAAGCAGCCAAGACTGAATTCCTGTCTGAGTACGACAAGACGGTTCAGGATTGGAAAGAACAGAACCCCGGCTGGGAAGAAGTGATCGCCCGGGCGGTGGAACCCGCTGAGTACGTCGGTGGGCAGCTTGCCTTCAAGGTTCAGACTTTCAACATCAACCCGGTCGAAGGTCATGAAACCGGTCTTGAGACTGAGATAAACGGCCTGGCCGATCAGCTCCGTCACGAGGTCCGGCAGCAGGCCCAAAGGACCTGGGACGACTCCTTCCGTGGGAAACTGGAGGTCGGCCAGAAAACGGTGCGGCCGGTCAGGGCGATGCTCGACAAGATCGAAGGTCTGGTCTTTCTCGAGCCCGGCCTGAACGAGCTGGTCACCGGCATCAGGTCAACCCTCGCCACCCTTCCGAAGGCCGGACCAATAAAAGGGGCGGATTTCGCCGCATTATGCGGGGCAATCCATCTCCTCGGCAACATCCCGGAGGCCCGCGATATTGCGGAACATCTCCCCGTCGAGGAAGCACCTGAGGAAGTGCCGGCGGAAGAACTGGAAACCTCGGAGGAGTCTACAGAGATCGAGATAATACCTGACCTTCCCTATGTGCCCCAGTTTGAAGAGGCGCCTACGGAATGGTTCTGA
- a CDS encoding ATP-binding protein, translated as MAFKKAVRQRAKARIGICGPAGSGKTMSALKLAFGIVGPGGRIALLDTENESASLYAHLGDYDVDVIKPPFTVEKYIGGIREAERLGYDLLIIDSLSHAWAGTGGILEFVDAKAEGKGNKFAGWREATPKHNSLVDAMLQSPMHIIATMRSKTEYILVEDEKGKKVPKKVGMAPVQREGMDYEFSLVFDVDQERHIATSSKDRTEIFDGFFGKLSEEHGRSIREWLDSGEPVQQPAPKPEQGQPAGLQFISPDQVLELEAKISEVGADRKKFLGFMGVKRLEEIPTERMAAAVKALEAKTKKEGTSSNVTDITTALAARRIPFQLNEEAGEVHAKPSYQDSSSKEFLKAKGFKWNPSDKAWVFKQAA; from the coding sequence ATGGCATTCAAGAAAGCAGTCAGACAGAGAGCAAAAGCACGTATCGGCATCTGCGGCCCCGCAGGTTCCGGCAAAACGATGTCAGCCCTCAAGCTGGCATTCGGGATCGTCGGACCGGGCGGACGAATCGCATTACTAGATACGGAAAACGAAAGCGCCTCGCTGTATGCTCACCTGGGCGACTATGATGTTGACGTAATCAAGCCCCCCTTCACCGTGGAGAAGTACATAGGCGGCATCAGGGAGGCGGAAAGACTCGGCTACGACCTCCTCATCATCGACTCCCTCTCCCATGCGTGGGCAGGGACCGGTGGAATCCTGGAGTTCGTGGACGCCAAGGCCGAAGGCAAAGGAAACAAGTTTGCCGGATGGCGCGAGGCGACTCCGAAGCACAACTCCCTGGTCGATGCCATGCTGCAGTCACCGATGCATATCATCGCCACGATGCGCAGCAAGACTGAGTACATCCTCGTCGAGGATGAAAAAGGGAAGAAGGTCCCGAAAAAAGTAGGCATGGCGCCGGTTCAAAGGGAAGGCATGGACTACGAGTTTTCGCTCGTGTTCGATGTCGACCAGGAACGGCACATCGCCACCTCCAGCAAGGACCGGACTGAGATCTTCGACGGCTTCTTCGGAAAACTCTCCGAGGAGCACGGAAGATCGATCCGGGAATGGCTGGACTCGGGAGAACCCGTGCAGCAACCTGCCCCGAAACCCGAACAAGGCCAGCCTGCCGGACTGCAGTTCATCAGCCCCGATCAGGTGCTGGAACTGGAAGCGAAGATCAGCGAGGTGGGAGCCGACCGGAAGAAATTCCTCGGTTTCATGGGAGTCAAAAGACTTGAAGAGATTCCCACCGAACGGATGGCCGCTGCAGTAAAGGCCCTCGAAGCGAAAACCAAAAAAGAGGGCACATCATCTAACGTCACCGACATCACCACCGCACTGGCTGCCCGTCGCATTCCTTTCCAGTTGAACGAGGAAGCCGGCGAGGTACATGCCAAGCCTTCGTACCAGGATTCTTCTTCCAAGGAGTTCCTGAAGGCGAAAGGCTTCAAGTGGAATCCCTCCGACAAGGCGTGGGTCTTCAAACAGGCTGCCTGA
- a CDS encoding AAA family ATPase yields the protein MKKPITEIFDIQAPATITVDIRDNGKHPMIPRTNQDYVFRRDILSDILAWIRGAAGTDPLYVVGPTGSGKSSIITQIAARLNIPLYVVSCHERMEMPELFGRFVVRSGTMEWVDGPFIQGLKDPAGAWILLDEADTLDPGTFVGLNAVNEGRTIMVPETGESIDPLRYGARIIFAGNTAGHGDATGLYQSTKRQNLASMGRFMMLEVGYADPAEENLALEKAVPEVPSPIRQKMVEVANKVRDLFVSGEIEVTFCTRTLIRWAQLATFFKAKPGVNPIVYALDRALGFRAEPQSRQALHELVQRIIA from the coding sequence ATGAAGAAACCCATAACCGAAATATTCGACATCCAGGCACCCGCCACGATAACCGTCGATATCCGCGACAACGGAAAACACCCGATGATCCCCCGGACAAACCAGGACTACGTATTCCGAAGGGACATTCTTTCGGACATCCTGGCGTGGATACGGGGAGCTGCGGGCACAGATCCTCTCTACGTCGTCGGTCCAACCGGATCAGGAAAATCGTCGATCATCACCCAGATCGCCGCCCGGCTCAACATCCCCCTCTATGTGGTCTCGTGCCACGAAAGGATGGAGATGCCGGAACTGTTCGGACGCTTCGTCGTCCGCAGCGGCACCATGGAGTGGGTAGACGGCCCCTTCATCCAAGGCCTCAAGGACCCGGCCGGAGCGTGGATACTGCTGGACGAGGCGGACACTCTCGATCCCGGCACCTTCGTCGGGCTCAACGCCGTCAACGAAGGCCGAACAATCATGGTCCCGGAAACTGGGGAAAGCATCGATCCCTTGCGCTACGGCGCGAGAATAATCTTTGCCGGTAACACCGCCGGCCACGGCGATGCGACCGGGCTCTATCAATCGACGAAACGCCAGAACCTCGCCTCAATGGGAAGGTTCATGATGCTGGAGGTCGGTTATGCCGATCCTGCGGAGGAGAACCTCGCCCTTGAAAAAGCGGTCCCGGAAGTCCCCTCCCCTATCCGGCAGAAAATGGTGGAAGTGGCCAACAAGGTCCGCGACCTCTTCGTAAGCGGCGAGATCGAGGTCACCTTCTGCACCCGGACCCTCATAAGGTGGGCGCAGCTGGCCACATTTTTCAAAGCCAAACCGGGAGTAAACCCCATCGTCTATGCTCTCGACCGGGCGCTCGGCTTTCGGGCCGAACCTCAGTCCCGCCAGGCTCTACACGAGCTGGTGCAGCGCATCATCGCATAG
- the radC gene encoding DNA repair protein RadC, translating to MSRYPKNLFGEEVLPETKKITIRAIEARFRKEVVREDAPDWLSMRFTSARQVFEMFMNLRHEAKEHFIALHLDGKNRIACLDRVSIGSLNQCVVHPREVFKTACLSNAAAILLIHNHPSGDPTPSREDMEITRRLTEAGELLGIKVLDHIIIGDSYTSFAEQGLI from the coding sequence ATGTCCCGCTACCCCAAAAATCTCTTCGGAGAGGAAGTCCTCCCGGAGACAAAGAAAATAACTATCCGCGCAATCGAAGCCAGGTTCAGGAAAGAGGTGGTGCGCGAAGACGCCCCGGATTGGCTCTCGATGCGGTTCACGTCTGCAAGACAGGTCTTCGAGATGTTCATGAATCTCCGTCACGAGGCCAAGGAGCACTTCATCGCCCTGCATCTGGACGGCAAGAACAGAATCGCCTGCCTCGACAGGGTGTCGATAGGTTCCTTGAACCAATGCGTCGTTCACCCACGGGAGGTCTTCAAGACCGCCTGTCTTTCCAATGCCGCCGCGATCCTCCTCATCCACAACCACCCTTCCGGCGACCCGACACCATCACGCGAGGACATGGAGATCACCCGCCGTCTCACTGAAGCGGGCGAACTCCTTGGAATCAAGGTGCTGGATCACATCATCATCGGGGACAGCTATACAAGCTTCGCGGAACAGGGCCTTATCTAA
- a CDS encoding single-stranded DNA-binding protein gives MASLNKVLLIGNLGKDPEIRYTASGTAVASFSLATSERFKNKGGDWEERTEWHNVTLWGRLAEIAGEYLAKGRTVYLEGRLQTRKWQDRDGKDRLTTEIIGEKMQMLSKKDSGREGDPEPDSFYHSPGGDDIPF, from the coding sequence ATGGCCAGCCTGAACAAGGTTCTCCTCATAGGGAACCTCGGAAAAGACCCGGAGATCCGTTACACGGCATCAGGAACCGCGGTCGCAAGTTTTTCTCTGGCGACATCGGAACGCTTCAAGAACAAAGGAGGAGACTGGGAAGAGCGGACCGAGTGGCACAACGTCACCCTCTGGGGACGCTTGGCGGAAATCGCCGGCGAATACCTGGCAAAGGGAAGGACGGTGTACCTCGAAGGAAGGCTCCAGACCAGAAAATGGCAGGACAGGGACGGAAAGGACCGTCTCACCACCGAGATCATCGGGGAAAAGATGCAGATGCTGTCGAAGAAGGATTCAGGGCGCGAAGGCGACCCAGAACCGGACAGCTTCTATCATTCGCCAGGGGGAGACGACATACCCTTCTGA
- a CDS encoding DEAD/DEAH box helicase family protein — protein MEFIDRVNNHSRVKGNELAKGFYPTFPRDVDLVKKVVKISFGWDQKSVHEKMVTLFDPCAGEGAFLSGMVRHAKQAARSSNAKNTTVASFAVELDADRFKKIRGTDHKIYSSFFDTTNTGSFDILLLNPPYNRSGKELVSWVEKAAPMVSKRGVMVLIIPEYELKGKMIEFLRGSFTYRYAYKSEEYTAFRQVVIFLRKSDSNEATSYRSPYFRNYDNLDNKDKDLILTYAENPTVNIEVEAGRPKTRPMLQSRDLSGFYGECEERLDKAITVMLDKEYPASYDTSIQPASTLRTAHAVQLAAMNSQIESVTINGVFYLAKYMLVEKPETFEDYSDGTKTTTVIHKPTVETFLMDRTGEVKPARELGFDYVELNSQLSTILLRKLTTLYNPLHEIGRDEEYLADQLMEIGLKAPQREAVKAVMKAYASGRKGIGIRANTGTGKTWIAKAVKYITGAKRSIMVTEPHLVSQMVKEYENEGFDVFVIDSWERLRELARTRPKGLYLIAYTRLRMHPDFVPVTHTTRVKTKEGIKYTEACLNCSAEVKRISRGSKEHCPVCGDVLYTYIPENKRPYMRYKRWIADIERNGTSLEVKSHNKQLPYIRFLKRIPFDLAIFDEAHNAANLMSNQGAAFIRLAASARKVLCLTATVTNGMAKSLYNLLWGINPVQMREAGWDMKSATDFQAKYGAFKEVRKTDERNRHRESEKVATYDTAGISPAALVYTLPNFINVDSEDFDDLPPVEREMIKCTPHAEVEDCMRTIDKIIDDADLPIEDKMPSASVRTAAFLRVSDTFRHADDELRLRGELLGTLSRRPVDELLEKELELVNIVRMVENWGERLLVYTGNTQKIDMRGPLERIIATSIPGVSIDVLPDSVAPNRLVAWFEKTTAQIVIASYHRVATGLNLSQFNNLCWYDYSDNTRMAEQGEGRIRRVNTADIHRMIYGEVRPCRYWYLTSSPIQEAQLAYTLEKRMIAKLAEGETPDIDPAECTSGNQSFSALITKALKEGNIDYQDPSALLKKMTRSDNARVRDENKAVSPAPASAKVIPFPQPEPSPSPAPETFQVIMLENGREVERHIPADMYHEYLTEGMLEVTLFGTYVVTGRPNRRRRA, from the coding sequence ATGGAATTCATTGACAGGGTCAACAACCATTCCCGCGTGAAAGGCAACGAACTGGCGAAGGGGTTCTATCCCACCTTCCCGCGTGACGTGGATCTGGTCAAGAAGGTCGTAAAGATCAGCTTCGGCTGGGACCAGAAAAGCGTTCACGAGAAGATGGTAACACTCTTCGATCCATGCGCCGGCGAAGGGGCATTCCTGTCCGGCATGGTCCGCCATGCAAAGCAGGCCGCCCGCAGCTCAAACGCCAAGAACACAACCGTTGCCTCATTCGCCGTGGAACTGGACGCGGATCGCTTCAAAAAGATCCGTGGCACCGACCACAAAATATACTCATCATTTTTCGACACCACCAACACCGGTTCCTTCGACATCCTTCTCCTCAATCCGCCTTACAACCGAAGCGGCAAAGAACTCGTCTCCTGGGTCGAAAAGGCCGCCCCCATGGTTTCCAAACGTGGGGTCATGGTTCTGATCATTCCGGAATACGAGCTCAAGGGGAAGATGATCGAATTCCTGCGCGGAAGCTTCACCTACCGGTATGCCTACAAATCGGAGGAGTACACGGCATTCAGGCAGGTAGTTATCTTCCTGCGGAAGAGCGACAGCAATGAAGCCACTTCTTACCGCTCCCCCTACTTTCGCAACTACGACAACCTGGACAACAAAGACAAGGACCTGATCCTGACCTACGCCGAGAACCCGACCGTAAACATTGAGGTCGAAGCCGGCAGGCCGAAGACCAGGCCGATGCTCCAGAGCAGGGACCTCTCCGGCTTCTATGGAGAATGCGAAGAGCGGCTGGACAAGGCGATAACAGTGATGCTGGACAAGGAATATCCTGCCAGCTACGACACCAGCATTCAGCCTGCCTCCACCCTCCGCACGGCCCATGCGGTCCAGTTGGCCGCCATGAACTCCCAGATCGAAAGCGTCACCATAAACGGCGTCTTCTACCTGGCCAAATACATGCTCGTCGAAAAGCCTGAGACCTTCGAAGATTACAGCGACGGCACGAAGACGACCACCGTCATTCACAAACCGACCGTAGAAACGTTCCTCATGGACAGGACGGGCGAAGTGAAGCCGGCACGTGAACTGGGTTTTGACTATGTCGAGCTCAACTCACAGCTGTCCACCATCCTCCTCAGGAAGCTCACCACCCTTTACAACCCCCTTCACGAGATCGGCCGGGATGAAGAGTACCTGGCGGACCAACTGATGGAAATCGGCCTGAAGGCCCCCCAGCGGGAGGCGGTGAAGGCCGTCATGAAGGCCTATGCTTCCGGGAGGAAAGGAATAGGCATACGGGCGAACACCGGCACCGGCAAGACCTGGATCGCGAAGGCGGTGAAATACATCACCGGCGCGAAAAGGTCGATCATGGTGACCGAACCGCACCTGGTTTCCCAGATGGTCAAGGAGTACGAGAACGAGGGCTTCGATGTCTTTGTTATCGACTCTTGGGAACGGCTGCGGGAGCTTGCCCGTACCCGCCCGAAAGGGCTCTACCTGATCGCCTACACCCGACTGCGCATGCACCCGGACTTCGTGCCCGTAACTCACACCACCCGGGTGAAAACAAAGGAAGGTATCAAATATACAGAAGCCTGCCTCAACTGCTCAGCCGAGGTGAAGAGGATCTCCAGAGGAAGCAAGGAGCACTGCCCCGTCTGCGGAGATGTCCTCTACACCTATATTCCGGAGAACAAGCGGCCCTACATGCGCTACAAACGCTGGATCGCCGACATCGAACGGAACGGCACGTCACTTGAGGTGAAATCACACAACAAGCAGCTCCCGTACATCCGCTTTCTCAAGCGGATACCCTTCGACCTCGCCATATTCGATGAGGCTCATAACGCGGCCAACCTGATGAGTAACCAGGGGGCCGCGTTCATCCGCCTGGCGGCTTCCGCCAGAAAGGTGCTCTGTCTTACCGCAACCGTCACAAACGGCATGGCGAAGAGCCTCTACAATCTGCTCTGGGGGATCAACCCGGTGCAGATGAGGGAAGCGGGATGGGACATGAAATCCGCCACCGACTTCCAGGCAAAGTACGGCGCGTTCAAGGAGGTCAGGAAAACCGATGAGAGAAACCGCCACCGTGAGTCGGAGAAGGTTGCCACCTACGACACGGCGGGGATCTCACCGGCCGCCCTGGTCTATACCTTGCCGAACTTCATCAATGTCGATTCGGAGGATTTCGACGATCTCCCTCCGGTCGAGCGGGAAATGATCAAATGCACGCCTCATGCGGAAGTCGAAGATTGCATGAGGACAATAGACAAGATAATCGACGACGCTGATCTGCCGATCGAGGACAAGATGCCTTCCGCAAGCGTCAGAACGGCGGCTTTCCTGCGGGTGTCCGACACCTTCAGGCATGCTGACGACGAACTCCGCCTGCGTGGGGAACTACTCGGCACGCTATCGAGACGGCCGGTCGATGAACTGCTCGAGAAGGAACTCGAGCTGGTCAATATCGTCCGGATGGTCGAGAACTGGGGAGAGCGGTTGCTGGTATATACCGGCAATACGCAGAAGATAGATATGCGCGGGCCGCTGGAAAGAATCATTGCCACCAGCATCCCCGGCGTATCCATCGACGTTCTCCCCGATTCGGTTGCACCAAACCGCCTGGTCGCGTGGTTCGAAAAGACCACCGCCCAGATCGTCATCGCCTCATATCACCGGGTGGCGACCGGACTCAACCTTTCCCAGTTCAACAACCTATGCTGGTACGACTATTCCGACAACACCAGGATGGCCGAACAGGGAGAAGGAAGAATCCGGCGCGTCAACACCGCCGACATACACAGAATGATCTATGGGGAAGTCCGTCCCTGCCGTTACTGGTATCTCACCTCTTCGCCAATCCAGGAGGCGCAGTTGGCCTATACCCTGGAAAAGAGAATGATCGCCAAGCTCGCGGAAGGGGAAACACCGGATATCGATCCCGCAGAATGCACCAGCGGCAATCAGTCTTTTTCCGCGCTCATCACCAAGGCGCTCAAGGAAGGGAACATCGACTACCAGGACCCGAGCGCTCTGCTCAAGAAGATGACCCGCTCCGACAACGCCAGAGTGAGAGACGAGAACAAGGCTGTTTCACCCGCACCGGCATCGGCCAAGGTCATACCTTTTCCGCAGCCCGAACCATCACCCTCCCCTGCTCCCGAAACCTTTCAGGTCATCATGTTGGAAAATGGCCGCGAAGTCGAAAGGCATATCCCGGCTGACATGTACCACGAGTACCTGACCGAAGGGATGCTGGAAGTAACCCTTTTCGGCACCTACGTCGTTACCGGGAGGCCCAACAGGCGCAGGCGGGCTTAA